A single genomic interval of Asterias amurensis chromosome 1, ASM3211899v1 harbors:
- the LOC139939415 gene encoding uncharacterized protein, translating into MNMYRSCAVEVYPHRGNHPVHRASTSAPQTEVLRGSTEGKTSKVKLSKLKQAAVLILHLDVSIHILSVTRRTPLSSWTAWSKPRRIEMQHIKPELSRESISKMESLIPTKQDRENTDNTTETTWESTQR; encoded by the exons atgaatatgtatagatCGTGTGCAGTTgaag TCTATCCCCATCGAGGAAATCATCCAGTCCACCGAGCAAGCACCTCGGCACCTCAGACAGAAGTTCTACGAGGTTCTACGGAAGGCAAAACCAGCAAAGTCAAACTTTCCAAGTTAAAGCAGGCAGCCGTCTTAATTCTTCATCTGGACGTATCCATCCACATCCTGTCTGTGACAAGAAGAACACCACTGTCATCATGGACCGCATGGAGTAAACCGAGAAG GATTGAAATGCAACACATTAAACCGGAACTAAGCCGAGAGAGCATCAGCAAGATGGAAAGCTTGATACCCACAAAACAAGACAGAGAAAACACTGACAATACTACAGAG ACCACTTGGGAATCCACGCAAAGATGA
- the LOC139945415 gene encoding DNA-directed RNA polymerase I subunit RPA12-like, giving the protein MKCKTCPHKVNAKTALHGVVYHSYLGLNSRKNVEGHHEVVSQKDLGQLIDRACAKCGHNGLHFHTRQTRSADEGQTCFLFLPIMQASRD; this is encoded by the exons ATGAAATGCAAGACATGTCCTcacaaagtaaatgcaaaaa CTGCATTACATGGTGTGGTCTATCATTCATACCTGGGTCTCAACTCTCGCAAGAATGTTGAAGGTCATCACGAGGTCGTCAGCCAGAAAGACCTAGGACAACTG ATTGACAGGGCATGTGCCAAGTGCGGTCACAATGGACTTCATTTCCACACCAGGCAAACACGATCAGCTGATGAAGGACAAACTTGTTTTCTATTTCTGCCCATCATGCAA gcatcaagagattga